Proteins from a genomic interval of Bradyrhizobium sp. CCBAU 53340:
- a CDS encoding hydroxymethylglutaryl-CoA lyase — translation MSDPVRIIEMGPRDGLQNEKTPVSVEARIAFIEALVEAGLNTVEVGAFVSPKAIPQMASSDAVLRGVAHVKGAEFHVLVPNEKGYDAARAAGAKVVSVFAAASEGFSRANINCTVAESIERFKPVLARAKADGVKVRGYISCVLGCPFDGEIKPKAVADLASALWDLGCYEISLGDTIGVGTPEKAKEMLCAVAANIPPAKLAMHFHDTYGQALANLYAGLEEGVRVIDAAAGGLGGCPYAPGATGNVATEDVVYMLEGMGMTTGVDMGKLLEATNAMSVVLGKPPVSRVAAALNAKKKRAASYL, via the coding sequence ATGAGCGATCCCGTCCGCATCATCGAGATGGGGCCGCGCGACGGCCTCCAGAACGAGAAGACACCGGTCAGCGTCGAGGCCCGCATCGCCTTCATCGAGGCGCTGGTCGAAGCCGGTCTCAATACCGTCGAGGTCGGTGCCTTCGTCTCACCCAAGGCGATCCCGCAAATGGCAAGCTCGGACGCCGTGCTGCGCGGCGTTGCCCACGTCAAGGGTGCCGAATTCCACGTGCTGGTGCCGAACGAGAAGGGCTATGACGCGGCGCGGGCGGCGGGCGCCAAAGTGGTCTCGGTGTTCGCTGCGGCCTCGGAAGGCTTTTCGCGCGCCAACATCAACTGCACGGTCGCGGAGTCCATCGAGCGGTTCAAGCCGGTGCTGGCGCGCGCCAAGGCGGATGGCGTGAAGGTGCGCGGCTATATCTCCTGCGTGCTTGGCTGTCCGTTCGATGGCGAGATCAAGCCGAAAGCGGTTGCCGATCTTGCCAGCGCGCTGTGGGACCTCGGCTGCTACGAAATCTCGCTCGGCGACACCATCGGCGTCGGCACGCCAGAGAAGGCCAAGGAGATGCTGTGTGCGGTCGCCGCCAATATCCCGCCGGCAAAGCTCGCGATGCATTTCCACGACACCTATGGGCAGGCTCTCGCCAATCTCTATGCCGGCCTGGAGGAGGGCGTTCGCGTCATCGATGCCGCCGCCGGCGGTCTCGGCGGCTGTCCTTACGCGCCGGGAGCGACCGGCAATGTCGCGACCGAAGATGTCGTCTACATGCTCGAGGGCATGGGCATGACGACCGGCGTCGATATGGGGAAACTGCTCGAGGCAACGAATGCAATGAGCGTCGTGCTGGGCAAGCCGCCCGTCAGCCGCGTGGCCGCCGCGTTGAACGCGAAGAAGAAGCGGGCGGCTTCCTACCTATAA
- a CDS encoding acetyl/propionyl/methylcrotonyl-CoA carboxylase subunit alpha → MDRSKLYRRFRTLLIANRGEIACRVIRTARAMGLRTVAVYSEADRDAMHVALADEAVLLGPARARDSYLNVERLIEAARKTGAEAVHPGYGFLSENAEFAQACYDAGLVFVGPTAEMMNAMGSKSGSKALMEKAGVPLVPGYHGDAQDDATLAKAAEKVGFPVLVKASAGGGGRGMRIVRSAAELGPAIVSAKREAKAAFGDDRMLIEKYVDNPRHIEVQIVGDSHGNLLSLFERECTLQRRHQKVIEEAPSPTLNADQRETVCAAARKAASAVNYVGAGTIEFVSDGKDVFFIEMNTRLQVEHPVTELITGVDLVEWQLRVAFGEALPLKQDQIRLNGHAVEARVYAENPTKNFMPSVGRISTWRVPEETGGLRIDAGYREGDSVSPYYDAMLAKMIAWAPTRDVAIDRLNRGLGESDVRGIVTNIPFLSALITHPKVRTNAIDTGFIERELAALTQASPPPGELELCAAVTAIVSDEQRAAQGETHSPWQTFGWQPVGRRQRSFAFRVGHGGEQQVALNYGSGPSTLVIGERELAFSVASKDGGFDLTLDGVKSSVAAVIDGHELYLRTRNGRFDLHWVDPFGGETEEQTGADKIAAPLPGTVVAVLAEEGAKLERGAPILTLEVMKMEQTLRAPFAGVLKSIKCKVGDIVQEGIELAVVEPSGE, encoded by the coding sequence ATGGACCGTTCAAAGCTCTACCGGCGTTTTCGCACGCTCCTGATCGCCAACCGCGGCGAGATCGCCTGCCGCGTCATCCGCACTGCCCGCGCCATGGGGCTGCGCACGGTTGCGGTCTATTCCGAGGCCGACCGCGACGCCATGCACGTGGCGCTCGCGGATGAGGCCGTGCTCCTCGGGCCGGCGCGGGCCCGCGACAGCTATCTCAATGTCGAGCGGCTGATCGAGGCCGCGCGCAAGACCGGCGCGGAAGCCGTGCACCCCGGCTATGGCTTCCTGTCGGAAAACGCAGAATTCGCGCAGGCCTGCTACGACGCAGGCCTCGTCTTCGTCGGCCCGACCGCCGAGATGATGAACGCGATGGGCTCGAAATCCGGCTCGAAGGCGTTGATGGAGAAGGCCGGCGTGCCGCTGGTGCCCGGCTATCACGGCGATGCGCAGGACGATGCCACGCTGGCAAAGGCGGCCGAGAAAGTCGGCTTCCCCGTGCTGGTGAAAGCCTCCGCCGGCGGCGGTGGCCGCGGCATGCGGATCGTGCGTTCGGCCGCCGAGCTTGGTCCCGCCATCGTCAGCGCCAAGCGCGAGGCCAAGGCGGCGTTCGGCGACGATCGCATGCTGATCGAAAAATACGTCGACAATCCCCGGCATATCGAGGTGCAGATCGTCGGCGACAGCCACGGCAATCTCTTGTCGCTGTTCGAGCGCGAATGCACGCTGCAGCGCCGCCACCAGAAGGTGATCGAGGAGGCGCCGTCGCCGACACTCAATGCCGACCAGCGCGAGACCGTCTGCGCTGCCGCGCGCAAGGCGGCGAGCGCGGTGAATTACGTCGGCGCCGGCACCATCGAGTTCGTCTCCGACGGCAAGGATGTGTTCTTCATCGAAATGAACACGCGCCTGCAAGTCGAGCATCCCGTGACCGAACTGATCACGGGTGTCGATCTCGTCGAATGGCAGCTGCGCGTCGCCTTCGGCGAGGCGCTGCCGCTGAAGCAGGACCAGATCAGGCTCAACGGCCATGCCGTCGAGGCGCGTGTCTACGCAGAAAACCCGACCAAGAACTTCATGCCGTCGGTCGGCAGGATCTCGACCTGGCGCGTGCCCGAGGAGACCGGCGGCCTGCGCATCGACGCCGGCTATCGCGAGGGCGACAGTGTCTCGCCGTATTATGACGCGATGCTGGCCAAGATGATCGCCTGGGCGCCGACGCGCGACGTCGCGATCGACCGGCTCAACCGCGGGCTGGGAGAGTCCGACGTCCGTGGCATCGTCACCAACATCCCGTTCCTGTCCGCGCTGATCACGCATCCGAAGGTGCGGACCAACGCGATCGACACCGGCTTCATCGAGCGTGAGCTGGCGGCCCTGACACAGGCTTCGCCGCCACCCGGAGAGCTTGAGCTGTGTGCTGCCGTGACCGCGATCGTCAGTGACGAGCAGCGGGCTGCGCAAGGCGAGACGCATTCACCCTGGCAGACCTTCGGCTGGCAGCCGGTCGGCCGCCGCCAGCGCAGCTTTGCCTTCCGCGTTGGCCACGGAGGCGAACAGCAAGTCGCGTTGAACTATGGCAGCGGGCCGTCAACGCTCGTGATCGGTGAGCGCGAGCTGGCGTTCTCGGTCGCGTCGAAGGATGGCGGCTTCGATTTGACACTGGATGGCGTCAAATCGTCGGTGGCCGCCGTGATCGATGGCCATGAGCTGTACTTGCGCACGCGCAACGGCCGCTTCGACCTTCACTGGGTCGATCCGTTCGGCGGCGAGACCGAGGAGCAAACCGGCGCGGACAAGATCGCGGCCCCCTTGCCTGGGACCGTCGTCGCCGTGCTGGCTGAAGAGGGGGCGAAACTCGAGAGAGGCGCGCCGATCCTCACGCTGGAGGTGATGAAGATGGAGCAGACGCTGCGCGCGCCGTTCGCGGGAGTCCTGAAGTCGATCAAGTGCAAGGTCGGCGACATCGTCCAGGAAGGCATCGAGCTCGCCGTGGTCGAGCCGTCGGGGGAGTGA